A genomic window from Leptospira stimsonii includes:
- a CDS encoding ChaN family lipoprotein, protein MLLVLSFFSVLSEEVSKTEGLPPQPEIIQKGSTSTNVDPEVIFNSFKNYDILIFGEEHDDTVGHKIRLDWFKKISASNEVVLSMEMLERDQQKTLDEYLNGQIGEKAFLNSLKLWPNHLRDYHPFLQYAKERKIPVIASNVPRKYVNLVSSSGLETLFPLRSVFLPPKYLIRKFSQEGYETKIKSTLQGHPGANSDDAMLRRFIDAQYLWDTGMADAIANAFLTRGKKVVHINGRFHSDEGFGVTHRLRELGFQVLTVSMFPLGVEEPIPLGAVSGNDFTVVTERKEKEN, encoded by the coding sequence ATTCTTCTTGTGTTAAGTTTTTTTTCCGTCCTTTCGGAAGAAGTTTCGAAGACGGAAGGACTTCCGCCACAGCCCGAGATCATCCAAAAAGGATCTACTTCCACGAATGTCGATCCCGAAGTGATTTTTAATTCATTCAAAAATTATGATATTTTAATCTTTGGCGAAGAACACGACGATACTGTCGGCCACAAAATCCGGTTGGATTGGTTTAAAAAAATATCCGCTTCGAACGAAGTCGTTCTTTCTATGGAGATGTTGGAGCGAGATCAACAGAAAACCTTGGACGAATACTTGAACGGGCAGATCGGTGAAAAGGCGTTCCTCAATTCTCTCAAACTCTGGCCCAATCATCTTAGGGATTATCATCCATTCTTACAATACGCAAAGGAACGGAAAATTCCCGTGATCGCTTCCAACGTTCCGAGAAAATACGTGAATTTGGTTTCTTCTTCGGGGTTGGAAACTTTATTTCCGTTGCGTTCGGTCTTTTTACCTCCGAAATATCTGATTCGAAAATTCTCTCAAGAAGGATATGAGACCAAGATCAAAAGCACGCTTCAAGGTCATCCCGGCGCGAATTCCGATGATGCAATGTTACGAAGATTTATCGACGCTCAATATCTTTGGGATACGGGGATGGCCGATGCGATCGCAAACGCGTTTTTGACCCGTGGTAAAAAGGTAGTTCATATCAACGGAAGATTTCATAGCGACGAAGGTTTCGGGGTCACTCATCGTCTTCGGGAGCTCGGTTTTCAGGTTCTCACCGTTTCCATGTTTCCGCTCGGAGTTGAAGAACCGATTCCCCTTGGAGCCGTTTCCGGGA
- a CDS encoding glutathione peroxidase has translation MQTKLLILIFILGILFPIAGTFAKGSFYDFKVKDIKGNEVPLSKYKGKVVLVVNVASKCGYTYQYDHLEKVYKKYKDQGFVVVGFPANNFGSQEPGSDKEIETFCRIQKGASFDMMSKISVKGKDQHPLYQYLTQNSPKPGDVQWNFEKILISKDGKIEARYLSAVEPDSVEVAQKIESLLK, from the coding sequence ATGCAAACGAAACTTTTGATTCTAATTTTCATTCTTGGGATTTTGTTTCCAATCGCAGGTACGTTTGCGAAAGGAAGTTTTTACGATTTTAAGGTAAAGGACATTAAAGGGAATGAAGTCCCGCTCTCCAAGTATAAAGGAAAAGTCGTCCTGGTCGTGAATGTCGCTTCGAAATGCGGATATACGTATCAGTACGATCATCTTGAGAAGGTTTATAAAAAATACAAGGATCAAGGATTTGTGGTCGTAGGCTTTCCCGCGAACAATTTCGGAAGTCAAGAACCCGGTTCAGACAAGGAGATCGAAACGTTTTGTAGAATTCAAAAAGGGGCGAGCTTCGATATGATGTCCAAGATTTCCGTAAAAGGAAAGGACCAACATCCGCTCTATCAATATCTCACTCAGAATTCTCCGAAGCCCGGAGACGTTCAGTGGAATTTCGAAAAGATTCTCATTTCTAAGGACGGAAAGATCGAAGCGCGTTATCTTTCGGCGGTAGAACCGGATAGCGTCGAAGTCGCTCAAAAAATCGAATCCCTTTTGAAATAA
- a CDS encoding zinc-dependent alcohol dehydrogenase family protein: MKAMIIRRFGGPEVFEEGEVTKPKLLPGHVLIKVKATSVNPVDYKIRKFGPPIAPAFPAVLHGDVSGIVEEVADNVSAWKKGDEVFGCVGGLAGTGGALAEYILADERLIALKPKNLNFVESAVLPLVSITAWEGLFEKGNLQAGNKILITGGAGGVGHIAVQLARWAGARVFATVTEPVKRELVLKLGAEAVSGRSESEIQKRALEQFGTADFDLALDTGGGSGFETAIAMVKRKGKAITINASGTFDLGKAHSKSLDLAVVFMLIPLLHNEGREKHGLILKEISRLAEAEILKPVVDPEIFSWRKIGEAHKKLEEGRSFGKIAVVIE; this comes from the coding sequence ATGAAAGCGATGATCATCCGTCGTTTCGGCGGCCCGGAAGTTTTTGAGGAAGGGGAGGTTACGAAACCGAAACTTCTTCCGGGTCATGTTCTTATCAAAGTCAAGGCCACGAGCGTCAATCCGGTGGATTATAAAATTCGAAAGTTCGGACCTCCGATTGCACCGGCGTTTCCTGCGGTTCTTCACGGGGACGTTTCCGGGATCGTCGAGGAGGTTGCGGATAACGTTTCCGCTTGGAAAAAGGGAGACGAGGTCTTCGGCTGTGTGGGAGGTCTCGCAGGAACCGGGGGCGCTTTGGCGGAATACATTCTCGCGGATGAACGATTGATCGCCCTAAAACCGAAAAATTTGAACTTTGTCGAATCGGCGGTTTTGCCTCTGGTTTCCATCACGGCTTGGGAAGGCCTTTTTGAAAAAGGGAATCTTCAAGCTGGAAATAAGATTTTGATTACCGGAGGGGCTGGGGGTGTCGGTCATATCGCGGTGCAACTTGCTCGTTGGGCCGGAGCGAGAGTTTTTGCGACAGTAACGGAACCGGTGAAACGGGAACTCGTCTTAAAACTCGGCGCGGAGGCTGTGAGCGGAAGATCGGAATCAGAGATTCAAAAAAGAGCTCTCGAGCAGTTCGGTACTGCCGATTTCGATCTTGCGTTGGACACGGGTGGAGGAAGCGGTTTTGAAACTGCGATCGCAATGGTAAAGAGAAAAGGAAAAGCGATTACAATCAACGCCTCCGGAACATTCGACTTAGGAAAGGCGCATTCGAAAAGTTTGGACTTAGCGGTCGTCTTTATGTTGATTCCTCTTTTGCACAATGAAGGAAGAGAAAAACACGGGTTGATTCTGAAAGAAATTTCCAGACTTGCGGAGGCAGAGATTCTGAAACCGGTTGTGGACCCGGAAATTTTTTCTTGGAGAAAAATCGGAGAGGCTCATAAAAAATTGGAAGAGGGGAGAAGTTTCGGAAAGATCGCGGTTGTCATCGAATGA
- a CDS encoding LysR family transcriptional regulator, whose product MNIESVLDLELFEAVCAEGNFAKAARRTGASLPTISKRISRLERALKVTLFERTTRTIRLTEAGNRFRLRNEKILSELRTAEKEAAFEKELKGKIRITAPAPFATRVLPNMIANFQNQHPEIQLEVIFGNEKFNLIEDRFDLGIRIMKPIRGERCKILLPNRIVAVASPSYLEKVGTPSRLSDLENHSILFVDEQANVRIPELKKKISEISGERCVRSNNGSFLVEYVARGGSGILFRSFWDVEEQIETGKLKRIFTNLHWKAETSVCLLFPSGEKAPKRILRFSEFLESQFRSETF is encoded by the coding sequence ATGAATATCGAAAGTGTTTTGGATCTCGAGTTGTTCGAAGCGGTTTGTGCGGAGGGGAATTTTGCAAAAGCGGCGAGAAGAACCGGGGCTTCGCTTCCAACGATTAGTAAAAGAATCTCGAGACTGGAAAGAGCGCTCAAGGTCACACTCTTTGAAAGAACGACAAGAACGATTCGACTCACGGAAGCAGGGAATCGATTCAGACTTCGAAACGAGAAAATTCTTTCCGAACTTCGAACGGCGGAAAAGGAAGCCGCTTTCGAAAAAGAACTCAAGGGAAAAATAAGAATCACCGCGCCCGCTCCGTTTGCGACTCGAGTCTTACCGAACATGATCGCGAACTTTCAAAATCAACACCCGGAGATCCAATTGGAAGTGATATTCGGAAACGAAAAATTCAATTTGATCGAGGATCGTTTCGATCTGGGAATTCGAATCATGAAACCGATTCGGGGAGAACGCTGTAAAATTCTTTTACCCAATCGGATCGTCGCAGTCGCCTCTCCGAGCTATCTAGAAAAAGTAGGAACTCCATCCCGTCTTTCCGATTTGGAAAATCATTCCATCCTTTTTGTCGACGAACAAGCCAATGTAAGAATTCCCGAGTTGAAAAAAAAGATCTCCGAAATATCGGGAGAAAGATGCGTCCGATCCAACAACGGATCCTTCCTCGTGGAATACGTCGCACGGGGAGGATCCGGAATTCTTTTTCGATCTTTTTGGGACGTAGAAGAACAAATCGAAACTGGAAAACTAAAGAGGATCTTTACAAATCTCCATTGGAAGGCCGAAACATCGGTTTGTCTTTTATTTCCTTCCGGAGAAAAAGCTCCGAAACGAATTCTTCGCTTCTCCGAATTTCTGGAATCTCAGTTTCGTTCCGAGACTTTTTAA
- a CDS encoding tetratricopeptide repeat protein produces MEQKEEKAFSSEENFAKSEILKIEEEWNRYSPENLKQLATKLSTLGAIKQKFRDHKTAIRFYDQSLSIQDRLGEKKSKEYALTLYLKSIAEFRIGKTCQAVVSIQSVIEIYRFLGDMDSAIQAEDSLKKYSGFCLEK; encoded by the coding sequence GTGGAACAAAAAGAAGAGAAGGCATTTTCTTCGGAAGAAAACTTCGCAAAATCCGAGATCCTAAAAATCGAGGAAGAATGGAACCGGTATTCTCCGGAGAATCTGAAACAACTCGCGACAAAGCTAAGCACGTTAGGCGCAATCAAGCAGAAATTTCGAGATCACAAAACCGCAATCCGTTTCTACGATCAATCGTTGTCGATCCAAGATCGACTGGGAGAAAAAAAAAGTAAAGAATATGCTCTTACGTTGTATTTGAAATCGATCGCGGAATTTAGAATCGGAAAGACATGTCAGGCGGTGGTCAGTATCCAGTCCGTAATCGAGATCTATCGTTTTTTGGGGGATATGGATTCCGCGATCCAGGCGGAAGATTCTTTGAAAAAATATTCCGGTTTCTGCTTGGAAAAATAA
- a CDS encoding DMT family transporter, producing the protein MQSAASTKFYFLLVISMVSWGFAWPSAKLIVADQHPNVIIFWRFLATAVSLFPVVLWRKESFRLPSYRIFLQVGIGGILYTVYNQFFFLGLNNGLAGAGGVLVTTMNPIFTYVLVHSFQRKLPAGREAVGLVLGLVGGCILLQIWNLNWNSLFQSGNIFFLLCAFSWAFLSMNSHSTGQTISPLVYSFYVFSIGTVLDFFLAIPYGVTKALSANPGFWIQILYLAVISTTFGTTVYFFASSKLGSRVASSFIFLVPVTALLGSWIFLGEIPSYTTIVGGSFAVLAVFLLNRSKPE; encoded by the coding sequence ATGCAATCCGCCGCTAGCACAAAATTCTATTTCTTATTGGTGATCTCCATGGTTTCTTGGGGTTTCGCTTGGCCTTCCGCGAAATTAATCGTTGCCGATCAACATCCGAACGTAATTATTTTCTGGAGATTCTTAGCCACCGCGGTTTCCTTGTTTCCCGTCGTTCTCTGGAGAAAGGAATCCTTTCGTTTACCGAGTTATCGAATTTTTTTACAAGTGGGCATCGGTGGAATCCTCTATACGGTCTACAACCAGTTCTTTTTTCTGGGACTGAATAACGGGCTGGCAGGAGCGGGCGGAGTGCTCGTGACTACGATGAATCCAATTTTTACTTACGTTCTCGTTCATTCGTTTCAAAGAAAATTGCCGGCGGGTAGGGAAGCGGTCGGTCTGGTTCTTGGACTTGTGGGCGGTTGTATCCTTCTTCAGATTTGGAATTTGAATTGGAATTCTCTGTTTCAATCGGGAAATATTTTCTTTCTTCTTTGCGCGTTTAGCTGGGCGTTCCTGAGTATGAATAGTCATAGCACGGGTCAGACCATTTCTCCTTTAGTCTATAGCTTTTATGTATTTTCGATCGGAACGGTTCTTGATTTTTTTCTCGCAATTCCCTACGGAGTTACAAAGGCACTTTCGGCAAACCCCGGATTTTGGATTCAAATTCTTTATCTTGCCGTGATATCGACTACGTTCGGAACAACCGTTTATTTTTTTGCCTCTTCGAAGTTGGGTTCTAGGGTTGCGAGTTCTTTTATCTTTCTCGTTCCGGTTACGGCGCTTCTGGGGAGTTGGATCTTCTTGGGCGAAATTCCGAGTTACACGACTATAGTCGGAGGCTCATTTGCGGTTCTCGCCGTTTTTCTTTTAAACCGAAGTAAGCCGGAATAA
- the lpxD gene encoding UDP-3-O-(3-hydroxymyristoyl)glucosamine N-acyltransferase: MKAKDLAKTLGLELKGNGEQEIIGVGDIENHSPVQADKIYYFEAKKYLSSNSKAKQVQMALTIAPLASEFPSALIVPEGEARLKFIELLSLYEKKPKFASSISEKASIHPSAKIGKNVTIMDFAVIQENVEIGDGCQIFPNVVIESGVKIGEGTILKSGVIVAYNCILGKHNLIHPNTVIGADGFGFYDKAGVRYKVPQIGISVIGDYVEMGACCTVDRATIETTSVGNHTKFDDHVHIAHNCRVGNYVYIAGGTVLAGSVTLEDGVIMGGQAAVAEGITMRKGSILMGMSGLTEDSTEKVAYFGIPAKPALEMHRIHSSMSKLPELVKEYRNRNKG, encoded by the coding sequence ATGAAAGCCAAAGATTTAGCGAAAACCCTCGGGTTGGAATTAAAAGGAAACGGCGAGCAGGAAATCATCGGCGTCGGCGATATCGAAAATCATTCTCCTGTTCAAGCGGATAAAATTTATTATTTCGAAGCGAAGAAATATCTCAGCTCGAACTCAAAAGCAAAGCAAGTTCAGATGGCGTTGACGATTGCCCCATTAGCCTCGGAATTTCCTTCCGCCTTGATTGTCCCCGAAGGAGAAGCGAGATTAAAATTTATCGAGTTACTTTCTCTTTATGAGAAAAAACCGAAGTTTGCATCTTCGATTTCCGAGAAGGCAAGTATTCATCCAAGCGCAAAGATCGGGAAGAACGTTACGATCATGGATTTTGCGGTGATTCAAGAAAACGTAGAGATCGGAGATGGATGTCAAATTTTTCCCAACGTTGTGATCGAAAGCGGCGTGAAGATCGGCGAGGGAACGATTCTTAAATCGGGAGTGATCGTCGCCTACAATTGTATATTAGGAAAACACAATCTAATTCATCCGAATACCGTGATCGGCGCTGACGGTTTCGGTTTTTATGATAAGGCCGGCGTTCGTTATAAGGTTCCTCAAATTGGAATTTCCGTTATCGGAGATTACGTCGAGATGGGTGCTTGTTGCACCGTAGATCGCGCGACGATTGAAACAACTTCGGTCGGGAACCACACAAAATTCGACGATCATGTTCATATCGCTCACAACTGTAGAGTTGGAAACTACGTGTATATAGCCGGCGGGACCGTTCTTGCCGGTTCCGTCACACTGGAAGACGGAGTCATCATGGGCGGACAAGCCGCTGTCGCGGAGGGAATCACTATGAGGAAGGGTTCGATTCTGATGGGAATGTCCGGACTCACCGAAGACAGCACCGAAAAAGTAGCGTATTTCGGAATTCCCGCCAAACCCGCGTTAGAGATGCATCGAATTCATTCTTCCATGTCGAAGTTACCCGAGCTCGTTAAAGAATATCGAAATCGAAACAAAGGCTGA
- the leuD gene encoding 3-isopropylmalate dehydratase small subunit yields the protein MSHSWKRHKGIAVPLYRKDIDTDQILPKQFMKKVERTGFGKHLFHNWRYLDEEGEKENPAFVFNEKRYRNASVLISGENFGCGSSREHAPWALSDFGFRAIIAPSFADIFFGNCAKNGIALIKLSLKEVEEILAYVEENEDGEVEVDLETLVLVAGVKKYNFKLSESLTERIKNGWDDIDLTMKFLPKIEEFESSLF from the coding sequence ATGAGTCATTCATGGAAACGACACAAAGGAATTGCGGTTCCGCTTTATAGAAAAGATATCGATACGGATCAGATTCTACCAAAACAATTTATGAAGAAGGTAGAACGTACTGGATTCGGCAAACATCTCTTTCACAACTGGAGATACTTGGACGAAGAAGGAGAGAAGGAAAATCCCGCTTTCGTATTCAATGAAAAGAGATACCGGAACGCTTCCGTTTTGATCTCGGGTGAGAATTTTGGGTGCGGATCCAGCAGAGAACACGCGCCTTGGGCCTTATCCGATTTTGGATTTCGTGCGATCATCGCACCGTCTTTTGCGGATATATTCTTCGGAAATTGCGCTAAGAATGGAATCGCCTTGATCAAATTGTCCCTTAAGGAAGTGGAAGAGATCTTGGCTTACGTAGAGGAAAACGAAGATGGGGAAGTTGAGGTCGATTTAGAAACGTTAGTCCTCGTTGCCGGAGTAAAAAAATATAACTTTAAACTTTCTGAATCTTTAACGGAAAGAATTAAAAATGGCTGGGACGACATCGATCTTACGATGAAATTCTTACCAAAAATTGAAGAATTTGAATCGTCTCTCTTTTAG